The Burkholderia pyrrocinia genome has a segment encoding these proteins:
- a CDS encoding ABC transporter substrate-binding protein: MHVKLFAAAAVAAALAAPGLAAAKPLTVCTESSPDGFDVVQYNSLVTTNASADVIFNTLVSYDEAAKKVVPALADKWDASADGLTYTFHLRPNVAFQTTDYFKPGRALDADDVVFTFERMLDDSNPWHKVAGASGFPHAQSMGLVKLVKSVTKVDDSTVKFVLNEPNATFVPILTMGFASIYSAEYADQLLKAGKQADLNAKPVGTGPFVLKSYTKDALIRYDVNPTYWGTKPKVDRLIYAITPDPSVRLQKVKAGECQIALSPKPQDVLAAKGESALKVVQTPAFMTAFVALNTQKKPLDNDKVREALNLAFDRATYLKVVFDNTATAANNPYPPNTWSYAKDVAPYAYDPAKAKQLLAQAGFPNGFSTTIWTRPTGSVLNPNPKVGAELLQADLAKIGVKADVKVIEWGELIKQAKLGQHDMLFMGWAGDNGDPDNYLSPLFSCNAVKSGINFARFCDAQLDKLIADGKSTADQAKRAKLYEAAQKIIHDQALWIPLGYPTAAALTRANVSGYRVSPFGRQNFATVAVQ, encoded by the coding sequence ATGCACGTCAAGCTGTTCGCCGCGGCCGCGGTCGCCGCCGCACTCGCCGCCCCCGGCCTCGCCGCCGCCAAGCCGCTCACCGTCTGCACGGAATCGAGCCCGGACGGCTTCGACGTCGTGCAGTACAACTCGCTCGTCACGACCAACGCATCGGCCGACGTGATCTTCAACACGCTCGTGTCGTACGACGAAGCCGCGAAAAAGGTCGTGCCCGCGCTCGCCGACAAATGGGATGCGAGCGCCGACGGCCTCACCTACACGTTCCACCTGCGCCCGAACGTCGCGTTCCAGACCACCGACTATTTCAAGCCGGGCCGCGCACTCGACGCGGACGACGTCGTGTTCACGTTCGAGCGGATGCTCGACGATTCGAACCCGTGGCACAAGGTGGCCGGCGCGAGCGGCTTCCCGCACGCGCAGTCGATGGGCCTCGTGAAGCTCGTGAAGTCGGTCACGAAGGTCGACGACAGCACGGTGAAGTTCGTGCTGAACGAGCCGAACGCGACCTTCGTGCCGATCCTGACGATGGGCTTCGCGTCGATCTACTCGGCCGAATACGCGGACCAGTTGCTGAAGGCCGGCAAGCAGGCCGACCTGAACGCGAAGCCGGTCGGCACGGGCCCGTTCGTGCTGAAGAGCTACACGAAGGACGCGCTGATCCGCTACGACGTGAACCCGACGTACTGGGGCACGAAGCCGAAGGTCGACCGGCTGATCTACGCGATCACGCCCGACCCGTCGGTCCGCCTGCAGAAGGTGAAGGCCGGCGAATGCCAGATCGCGCTGTCGCCGAAACCGCAGGACGTGCTCGCCGCGAAGGGCGAAAGCGCGCTGAAGGTCGTGCAGACGCCCGCGTTCATGACCGCGTTCGTCGCGCTGAACACGCAGAAGAAACCGCTCGACAACGACAAGGTGCGCGAGGCGCTGAACCTCGCGTTCGATCGCGCGACCTACCTGAAGGTCGTGTTCGACAACACCGCGACGGCCGCGAACAACCCGTATCCGCCGAACACGTGGAGCTACGCGAAGGACGTCGCGCCGTATGCGTACGATCCCGCGAAGGCGAAGCAGTTGCTCGCGCAGGCCGGCTTCCCGAACGGCTTCTCGACGACGATCTGGACGCGCCCGACCGGCAGCGTGCTGAACCCGAACCCGAAGGTCGGCGCGGAACTGCTGCAGGCCGACCTCGCGAAGATCGGCGTGAAGGCCGACGTGAAGGTGATCGAATGGGGCGAGCTGATCAAGCAGGCGAAGCTCGGCCAGCACGACATGCTGTTCATGGGCTGGGCCGGCGACAACGGCGATCCGGACAACTACCTGTCGCCGCTGTTCAGCTGCAATGCGGTGAAGTCGGGCATCAACTTCGCGCGCTTCTGCGACGCGCAGCTCGACAAGCTGATCGCCGACGGCAAGTCGACCGCCGACCAGGCCAAGCGCGCGAAGCTGTATGAAGCCGCGCAGAAGATCATCCACGACCAGGCGCTGTGGATTCCGCTCGGCTATCCGACCGCTGCGGCGCTCACGCGCGCGAACGTGAGCGGCTATCGCGTGAGTCCGTTCGGGCGGCAGAACTTCGCGACGGTCGCCGTGCAGTAA
- the metH gene encoding methionine synthase: MTDHMMRLAGLEPFNVTSGTLFINVGERTNVTGSKAFARMILNGQFDEALAVARQQVENGAQVIDINMDEAMLDSKAAMVRFLNLIASEPDIARVPIMIDSSKWDVIEAGLKCVQGKAIVNSISLKEGEEAFRHHANLIRRYGAAAVVMAFDETGQADTYERKTEICKRSYDFLVNEVGFPPEDIIFDPNIFAVATGIEEHNNYAVDFIEATRWIKQNLPYAKVSGGVSNVSFSFRGNDPVREAIHTVFLYHAIQAGMDMGIVNAGQLGVYADLDAELRERVEDVILNRRADSTDRLLEIADKFKAGGAKKEENLEWRNQPVEKRLSHALVHGITTFIVEDTEEVRAKIDAAGGRPINVIEGPLMDGMNIVGDLFGQGKMFLPQVVKSARVMKQAVAHLIPFIEEEKRLLAEAGGDVRAKGKIVIATVKGDVHDIGKNIVSVVLQCNNFEVVNMGVMVPCNEILAKAKVEGADIIGLSGLITPSLEEMAYVASEMQRDDYFRVKKIPLLIGGATTSRVHTAVKIAPHYEGPVVYVPDASRSVSVASSLLSDEGATKYLDELKSDYERIRDQHANRKAQPMVTLADARANRTKVDWAGYAPVKPKFIGRRVFKNYDLNELANYIDWGPFFQTWDLAGPYPAILNDEIVGESARRVFSDAKSMLARLIQGRWLSANGVIALLPANTVNDDDIEIYSDESRSEVLLTWRNLRQQSVRPVVDGVMRPNRSLADFIAPKESGVADYIGMFAVTAGLGVDVKEKQFEADHDDYSAIMLKALADRFAEAFAEAMHARVRRELWGYASGETLDNDALIAEKYAGIRPAPGYPACPDHLVKRDMFDVLHADEIGMSVTESLAMLPAASVSGFYLAHPDSRYFSVGKIGQDQLEDYARRMALSLDDARRALAPQL; this comes from the coding sequence ATGACCGATCACATGATGCGCCTTGCCGGCCTCGAGCCGTTCAACGTCACGTCCGGAACGCTCTTCATCAACGTCGGTGAACGCACCAACGTCACCGGCTCGAAGGCGTTCGCGCGGATGATCCTCAACGGCCAGTTCGACGAGGCGCTCGCCGTCGCGCGCCAGCAGGTCGAGAACGGCGCGCAGGTGATCGACATCAACATGGACGAGGCGATGCTCGATTCGAAGGCGGCGATGGTGCGCTTCCTGAACCTGATCGCGTCGGAGCCGGACATCGCGCGCGTGCCGATCATGATCGACTCGTCGAAGTGGGACGTGATCGAGGCCGGCCTCAAGTGCGTGCAGGGCAAGGCGATCGTGAACTCGATCTCGCTGAAGGAAGGCGAGGAAGCGTTCCGCCACCACGCGAACCTGATCCGCCGCTACGGCGCGGCCGCCGTCGTGATGGCGTTCGACGAGACGGGCCAGGCCGATACGTACGAGCGCAAGACCGAGATCTGCAAGCGCTCGTACGACTTCCTCGTGAACGAAGTCGGCTTCCCGCCGGAAGACATCATCTTCGACCCGAACATCTTCGCGGTCGCGACCGGCATCGAGGAGCACAACAACTACGCGGTCGACTTCATCGAGGCGACCCGCTGGATCAAGCAGAACCTGCCGTACGCGAAGGTGAGCGGCGGCGTGTCGAACGTGTCGTTCTCGTTCCGCGGCAACGACCCGGTGCGCGAGGCGATCCACACCGTGTTCCTGTACCACGCGATCCAGGCCGGGATGGACATGGGCATCGTGAACGCCGGCCAGCTCGGCGTGTATGCCGACCTCGACGCCGAGCTGCGCGAGCGCGTCGAGGACGTGATCCTGAACCGCCGCGCGGATTCGACCGACCGTCTGCTCGAAATCGCCGACAAGTTCAAGGCCGGCGGCGCGAAGAAGGAAGAGAACCTCGAGTGGCGCAACCAGCCGGTCGAGAAGCGGCTCTCGCATGCGCTCGTGCACGGCATCACGACCTTCATCGTCGAGGACACCGAAGAAGTGCGTGCGAAGATCGACGCGGCGGGCGGCCGCCCGATCAACGTGATCGAAGGCCCGCTGATGGACGGGATGAACATCGTCGGCGACCTGTTCGGCCAGGGCAAGATGTTCCTGCCGCAGGTCGTGAAATCGGCGCGCGTGATGAAGCAGGCCGTCGCGCACCTGATCCCGTTCATCGAGGAAGAGAAGCGCCTGCTCGCAGAAGCGGGCGGCGACGTGCGCGCGAAGGGCAAGATCGTCATCGCGACCGTGAAGGGCGACGTGCACGACATCGGCAAGAACATCGTGTCGGTCGTGCTCCAGTGCAACAACTTCGAAGTGGTCAACATGGGCGTGATGGTCCCGTGCAACGAGATCCTCGCGAAGGCGAAGGTCGAGGGCGCGGACATCATCGGGCTGTCGGGCCTCATCACGCCGAGCCTCGAGGAAATGGCGTACGTCGCGTCCGAAATGCAGCGCGACGACTACTTCCGCGTGAAGAAGATCCCGCTGCTGATCGGCGGCGCGACGACGTCGCGCGTGCACACGGCCGTGAAGATCGCGCCGCACTACGAGGGCCCGGTCGTCTACGTGCCCGACGCGTCGCGCTCGGTGTCGGTCGCGTCGAGCCTGCTGTCCGACGAAGGCGCGACGAAGTACCTCGACGAACTGAAGTCCGACTACGAACGCATCCGCGACCAGCACGCGAACCGCAAGGCGCAGCCGATGGTCACGCTCGCCGACGCGCGCGCGAACAGGACGAAGGTCGACTGGGCCGGCTACGCGCCCGTGAAGCCGAAGTTCATCGGCCGCCGCGTGTTCAAGAACTACGACCTGAACGAGCTCGCGAACTACATCGACTGGGGCCCGTTCTTCCAGACGTGGGACCTGGCCGGCCCGTACCCGGCGATCCTGAACGACGAGATCGTCGGCGAATCGGCGCGGCGCGTGTTCTCCGACGCGAAATCGATGCTCGCGCGCCTGATCCAGGGCCGCTGGCTGAGCGCGAACGGCGTGATCGCGCTGCTGCCGGCGAACACCGTCAACGACGACGACATCGAGATCTACAGCGACGAATCGCGCTCGGAAGTGCTGCTCACGTGGCGCAACCTGCGGCAGCAGAGCGTGCGCCCGGTGGTCGACGGCGTGATGCGGCCGAACCGCTCGCTCGCCGACTTCATCGCGCCGAAGGAATCGGGTGTCGCCGACTACATCGGGATGTTCGCGGTGACGGCCGGCCTCGGCGTCGACGTGAAGGAAAAGCAGTTCGAAGCCGACCACGACGACTACAGCGCGATCATGCTGAAAGCGCTCGCCGACCGCTTCGCGGAAGCGTTCGCGGAAGCGATGCATGCACGCGTGCGACGCGAGCTGTGGGGCTACGCGAGCGGCGAGACGCTCGACAACGACGCGCTGATCGCCGAAAAGTACGCGGGCATCCGCCCGGCGCCCGGCTACCCGGCCTGCCCCGACCACCTCGTGAAGCGCGACATGTTCGACGTGCTGCATGCGGACGAGATCGGCATGAGCGTGACCGAATCGCTGGCGATGCTGCCGGCCGCGAGCGTGTCGGGCTTCTACCTCGCGCATCCGGACAGCCGCTATTTCTCGGTCGGCAAAATCGGGCAGGATCAGCTCGAGGACTACGCGCGGCGCATGGCGCTGTCGCTCGACGACGCGCGCCGCGCGCTCGCGCCGCAGCTCTGA
- a CDS encoding thiol:disulfide interchange protein DsbA/DsbL, with amino-acid sequence MKKLLSTLLLSLGLAAGFAQATPAAPVAGKDFEVMKSPQPVSAPAGKVEVIEFFWYGCPHCYEFEPTIEAWVKKQGNNIDFKRVPVAFRDDFVPHSKLFYAVSALGISEKVTPAIFNAIHKQKNYLLTPQAQADFLATQGVDKKKFMDAYNSFSVQGEVNQSAKLLKDYAIDGVPTVVIQGKYKTGPAYTNSIPGTAQALDFLVKQVQDKKL; translated from the coding sequence ATGAAAAAACTGCTTAGCACGCTCCTTCTGTCCCTGGGCCTCGCGGCCGGCTTCGCCCAGGCAACCCCTGCCGCACCGGTCGCCGGCAAGGACTTCGAGGTGATGAAGTCGCCGCAGCCGGTGTCCGCGCCGGCCGGCAAGGTCGAGGTGATCGAGTTCTTCTGGTACGGCTGCCCGCACTGCTACGAATTCGAGCCGACGATCGAGGCCTGGGTGAAGAAGCAGGGCAACAACATCGACTTCAAGCGCGTGCCGGTCGCATTCCGTGACGATTTCGTCCCGCACTCGAAGCTGTTCTATGCGGTGTCCGCGCTCGGCATCTCCGAGAAGGTCACGCCGGCGATCTTCAACGCAATCCACAAGCAGAAGAACTACCTGCTGACGCCGCAGGCGCAGGCCGACTTCCTGGCCACGCAAGGCGTCGACAAGAAGAAGTTCATGGACGCGTACAACTCGTTCAGCGTGCAGGGCGAGGTGAACCAGTCGGCCAAGCTGCTGAAGGACTACGCGATCGACGGCGTGCCGACGGTCGTCATCCAGGGCAAGTACAAGACGGGCCCCGCTTACACGAACAGCATCCCGGGTACCGCCCAGGCGCTCGACTTCCTCGTGAAGCAGGTTCAGGACAAGAAGCTTTGA
- a CDS encoding homocysteine S-methyltransferase family protein: MSATPLAASVPLDAPYTRGAALPALLKSRILILDGAMGTMIQRYKLDEAAYRGERFKDFPRDIKGNNELLSLTQPQIIREIHDQYFAAGADIVETNTFGATTVAQADYGMEDLVVEMNIESARLARESAAKYATPDKPRFVAGAIGPTPKTASISPDVNDPGARNVTFDELRDAYYQQAKALLDGGVDLFLVETIFDTLNAKAALFALDELFEDTGERLPIMISGTVTDASGRILSGQTVEAFWNSLRHAKPLTFGLNCALGAALMRPYIAELAKLCDTYVSCYPNAGLPNPMSDTGFDETPDVTSGLLKEFAQAGLVNLAGGCCGTTPEHIAEIAKALADVKPRRWPNQYSDNA, translated from the coding sequence ATGTCTGCGACTCCTCTCGCCGCTTCCGTCCCGCTCGACGCGCCCTACACGCGCGGCGCCGCACTGCCCGCGCTGCTGAAATCGCGCATCCTGATCCTCGACGGCGCGATGGGCACGATGATCCAGCGCTACAAGCTCGACGAAGCCGCGTATCGCGGCGAGCGCTTCAAGGATTTCCCGCGCGACATCAAGGGCAACAACGAACTGCTGTCGCTCACGCAGCCGCAGATCATCCGCGAGATCCACGACCAGTACTTCGCGGCCGGCGCCGACATTGTCGAAACCAACACGTTCGGCGCGACGACGGTCGCGCAGGCCGACTATGGGATGGAAGATCTCGTCGTCGAGATGAACATCGAATCGGCGAGGCTCGCGCGCGAATCGGCCGCGAAATACGCGACGCCCGACAAACCGCGCTTCGTCGCGGGCGCGATCGGGCCGACGCCGAAGACGGCGAGCATCTCGCCGGACGTCAACGATCCGGGCGCGCGCAACGTCACGTTCGACGAGCTGCGCGATGCGTACTACCAGCAGGCGAAGGCGCTGCTCGACGGCGGCGTCGACCTGTTCCTCGTCGAGACGATCTTCGACACGCTGAACGCGAAAGCCGCGTTGTTCGCGCTCGACGAGCTGTTCGAAGACACCGGCGAGCGCCTGCCGATCATGATCTCGGGCACCGTCACGGATGCGTCGGGCCGGATCCTGTCGGGCCAGACGGTCGAGGCGTTCTGGAATTCGCTGCGCCACGCAAAGCCGCTCACGTTCGGCCTGAACTGCGCGCTCGGCGCGGCGCTGATGCGCCCGTACATCGCCGAGCTCGCGAAACTGTGCGACACCTACGTGTCGTGCTACCCGAACGCGGGCCTGCCGAACCCGATGAGCGACACCGGCTTCGACGAAACGCCGGACGTCACGTCGGGCCTGCTGAAGGAATTCGCGCAGGCCGGGCTCGTGAACCTCGCGGGCGGCTGCTGCGGCACGACGCCCGAGCACATCGCCGAGATCGCGAAGGCGCTCGCCGACGTGAAGCCGCGCCGCTGGCCGAACCAGTACAGCGACAACGCCTGA
- the argS gene encoding arginine--tRNA ligase, which translates to MLPAHKQTLEALLADSVKQVAHALKGADAAFVAPAITLERPKVAAHGDVACNVAMQLAKPLGSNPRQLAEQIVAALTAQPAAQGLVEAAEIAGPGFINLRLSAAAKQAVIAAVFDQGRAFGTSDREKGKQVLLEFVSANPTGPLHVGHGRQAALGDVLANVIASQGYAVHREFYYNDAGVQIGNLAISTQARARGLKPGDAGWPEAAYNGEYIADIARDYLNGETVAASDGEPVKGTGDVEDLDAIRKFAVTYLRREQDMDLQAFGVKFDQYYLESSLYSEGRVEKTVDALIKAGMTYEQDGALWLRTTDEGDDKDRVMRKSDGTYTYFVPDVAYHVTKWERGFTKVINIQGSDHHGTIARVRAGLQGLHVGIPKGYPDYVLHKMVTVMRDGQEVKISKRAGSYVTVRDLIEWSGGAAAGQEAAPDLIDEATITRGRDAVRFFLISRKADTEFVFDIDLALKQNDENPVYYVQYAHARICSVLNELKSRYNVDASQLPGADLSQLTSAQAASLMQKLAEYPDMLTHAANELAPHAVAFYLRDLAGEFHSFYNAERVLVDDEAPRNARAALLAATRQVLENGLAVLGVSAPAKM; encoded by the coding sequence ATGCTGCCAGCACACAAACAGACCCTCGAAGCCCTGCTCGCGGATAGCGTCAAGCAGGTCGCACACGCACTGAAAGGCGCCGACGCAGCGTTCGTCGCCCCGGCCATCACGCTGGAGCGCCCGAAGGTCGCCGCGCACGGCGACGTCGCGTGCAACGTCGCGATGCAGCTCGCCAAGCCGCTCGGCTCGAACCCGCGCCAGCTCGCCGAGCAGATCGTCGCCGCGCTCACCGCGCAGCCGGCCGCGCAAGGGCTCGTCGAAGCCGCCGAGATCGCCGGCCCCGGCTTCATCAACCTGCGCCTGTCGGCCGCCGCGAAGCAGGCGGTGATCGCCGCCGTGTTCGACCAGGGCCGCGCGTTCGGCACGTCGGATCGCGAGAAAGGCAAGCAGGTGCTGCTCGAATTCGTGTCGGCAAACCCGACCGGCCCGCTGCACGTCGGCCACGGCCGCCAGGCCGCGCTCGGCGACGTGCTCGCGAACGTGATCGCGAGCCAGGGCTACGCCGTGCACCGCGAGTTCTACTACAACGACGCGGGCGTGCAGATCGGCAACCTCGCGATCTCGACGCAGGCGCGCGCGCGCGGCCTGAAGCCGGGCGACGCGGGCTGGCCGGAAGCCGCGTACAACGGCGAATACATCGCCGACATCGCACGCGACTACCTGAACGGCGAAACGGTCGCCGCGTCGGACGGCGAGCCGGTCAAGGGCACGGGCGACGTCGAGGATCTCGACGCGATCCGCAAGTTCGCGGTCACGTACCTGCGTCGCGAGCAGGACATGGACCTGCAGGCGTTCGGCGTGAAGTTCGACCAGTACTACCTCGAATCGTCGCTGTACAGCGAAGGCCGCGTCGAGAAGACGGTCGACGCGCTGATCAAGGCCGGCATGACCTACGAGCAGGACGGCGCGCTGTGGCTGCGCACGACCGACGAAGGCGACGACAAGGATCGCGTGATGCGCAAGTCGGACGGCACCTACACGTACTTCGTGCCGGACGTCGCGTACCACGTGACGAAGTGGGAGCGCGGCTTCACGAAGGTGATCAACATCCAGGGCTCGGACCACCACGGCACGATCGCGCGCGTGCGCGCGGGCCTGCAGGGGCTGCACGTCGGGATCCCGAAGGGCTATCCCGACTACGTGCTGCACAAGATGGTCACCGTGATGCGCGACGGCCAGGAAGTGAAGATCTCGAAGCGTGCGGGCAGCTACGTGACGGTGCGCGACCTGATCGAATGGTCGGGCGGCGCCGCGGCGGGCCAGGAAGCAGCGCCCGACCTGATCGACGAGGCGACCATCACGCGCGGCCGCGACGCGGTGCGTTTCTTCCTGATCTCGCGCAAGGCCGATACCGAGTTCGTGTTCGACATCGACCTCGCGCTGAAACAGAACGACGAAAACCCGGTCTATTACGTCCAGTACGCGCATGCGCGGATCTGCTCGGTGCTCAACGAATTGAAGTCGCGCTACAACGTCGACGCCTCGCAACTGCCGGGCGCCGACCTGTCGCAACTCACGAGCGCGCAGGCCGCGTCGCTGATGCAGAAGCTCGCCGAGTATCCGGACATGCTCACGCACGCCGCGAACGAGCTGGCGCCGCACGCGGTCGCGTTCTACCTGCGCGATCTCGCTGGTGAATTCCACTCGTTCTACAATGCGGAGCGCGTGCTGGTCGACGACGAAGCGCCGCGCAATGCGCGCGCCGCGCTCCTCGCCGCGACCCGGCAGGTGCTCGAGAACGGCCTGGCGGTGCTCGGCGTGTCCGCGCCCGCCAAGATGTAA
- a CDS encoding SDR family oxidoreductase, producing MTTPLKVFITGASSGLGLAMAEEYARQGATLALVARRTDALDAFARRFPKLSISVYSADVRDADALATAAASFIATHGCPDVVIANAGISQGAVTGQGDLATFRNVMDINYYGMVATFEPFVGPMTAARHGTLVGVASVAGVRGLPGSGAYSASKSAAIKYLESLRVELRPAGVGVVTIAPGYIRTPMTAHNPYRMPFLMDADRFAARAARAIARQHAFRVIPWQMGVVAKVLHVLPRWLYDCLFEKAPRKPKTGAH from the coding sequence ATGACTACTCCGCTGAAGGTCTTCATCACCGGCGCGTCGAGCGGCCTCGGCCTCGCGATGGCCGAGGAATACGCCCGCCAGGGCGCGACGCTCGCGCTCGTCGCGCGACGCACCGACGCGCTCGATGCGTTCGCGCGGCGTTTCCCCAAGCTGTCCATCTCCGTCTATTCCGCCGACGTGCGCGACGCCGACGCGCTCGCGACGGCCGCCGCGTCGTTCATCGCGACGCACGGCTGCCCCGACGTCGTGATCGCGAACGCGGGCATCAGCCAGGGCGCCGTCACGGGCCAGGGCGATCTCGCGACGTTCCGCAACGTGATGGACATCAACTACTACGGGATGGTCGCGACGTTCGAGCCGTTCGTCGGCCCGATGACGGCCGCGCGCCACGGCACGCTGGTCGGCGTCGCGAGCGTCGCCGGCGTGCGCGGCCTGCCCGGCTCCGGCGCGTACAGCGCGTCGAAATCGGCCGCGATCAAGTATCTCGAATCGCTGCGTGTCGAGCTGCGCCCGGCCGGCGTCGGCGTCGTGACGATCGCACCCGGCTACATCCGCACGCCGATGACCGCGCACAACCCGTACCGGATGCCGTTCCTGATGGACGCCGACCGCTTCGCAGCACGCGCGGCGCGCGCGATTGCGCGGCAGCACGCGTTCCGCGTGATTCCGTGGCAGATGGGCGTCGTCGCGAAGGTGCTGCACGTGCTGCCGCGCTGGCTCTACGACTGCCTGTTCGAGAAGGCACCGCGCAAGCCGAAGACCGGCGCGCACTGA
- a CDS encoding DUF1840 domain-containing protein: MITFKSKAAQDLDVLKDFAVYVLGLVGKQLGERGVITHDELDHAIAKLEGAVAQAKQERAEHAGHFHEDEADHAHHEVPPSLAQRVAPFLTMLREAKAGEADVHWGF; encoded by the coding sequence ATGATTACGTTCAAGAGCAAGGCGGCACAGGATCTCGACGTGCTGAAGGATTTCGCCGTGTATGTGCTGGGCCTCGTCGGCAAGCAACTGGGCGAGCGCGGTGTGATTACGCACGACGAGCTGGACCACGCGATCGCGAAGCTGGAAGGCGCGGTTGCGCAGGCGAAGCAGGAGCGCGCCGAGCACGCCGGCCATTTCCACGAGGACGAAGCCGACCACGCGCACCACGAAGTGCCGCCGAGCCTGGCCCAGCGCGTCGCGCCGTTCCTTACGATGCTGCGCGAGGCGAAAGCCGGCGAAGCCGACGTGCACTGGGGCTTCTGA
- a CDS encoding SPOR domain-containing protein encodes MAQPRRTSKQSKQAGGTFLGIVLGLIVGLAIAVVVALYITRSPSPFVSKVAPPPADNAASQPQQFDPNRALQGKTPGQPVPQAAQPAPPNTAPGQAANQTQGGLLPEPQIVEVPPSANGSSGSNNTGSSGNTTASNNTSSGNGVAVAPKPADTTPPKKTPPPQQQQAGEDDLARFAAQKQAQQAAAQKQQQQQQAANTPKPTSSATAAATAKPPTANDANTGYFLQVGAYKTEGDAEQQRARLGFQGFESKVSKRDVSGVTYFRVRVGPFSKFEDMNSARQRLSDAGVDTAVIRFTKQ; translated from the coding sequence ATGGCACAACCACGCCGCACTTCGAAACAATCGAAACAAGCCGGAGGAACATTTCTTGGAATCGTGCTGGGCCTGATCGTCGGCCTCGCGATCGCGGTGGTGGTGGCGCTCTACATCACGCGTTCGCCGTCGCCGTTCGTGTCGAAGGTCGCGCCGCCGCCGGCCGACAACGCCGCGAGCCAGCCGCAGCAGTTCGACCCGAACCGCGCGCTGCAGGGCAAGACGCCCGGCCAGCCGGTGCCGCAGGCCGCGCAGCCCGCGCCGCCCAACACCGCGCCCGGCCAGGCCGCGAACCAGACCCAGGGCGGCCTCTTGCCCGAGCCGCAGATCGTCGAAGTGCCGCCGTCGGCCAACGGGTCGAGCGGCTCGAACAACACCGGCAGCTCGGGCAACACGACCGCGTCGAACAATACGTCGTCGGGTAACGGCGTCGCCGTCGCGCCGAAGCCGGCCGACACCACGCCGCCGAAGAAGACGCCGCCGCCGCAACAGCAGCAGGCGGGCGAGGACGACCTCGCGCGCTTCGCCGCGCAGAAGCAGGCGCAGCAGGCCGCCGCGCAAAAGCAGCAGCAACAGCAGCAGGCCGCGAACACGCCGAAGCCGACGTCGTCGGCCACTGCCGCCGCGACCGCGAAGCCGCCGACCGCGAACGACGCGAATACCGGCTACTTCCTGCAGGTCGGCGCGTACAAGACGGAAGGCGACGCCGAGCAGCAGCGCGCGCGCCTCGGCTTCCAGGGCTTCGAGTCGAAGGTGTCGAAGCGCGATGTCAGCGGCGTGACCTATTTCCGCGTGCGCGTCGGCCCGTTCTCGAAGTTCGAGGATATGAACTCGGCCCGTCAGCGCCTGTCCGATGCAGGTGTCGACACGGCGGTGATCCGCTTCACGAAGCAGTAA
- a CDS encoding DUF3567 domain-containing protein has product MQMIYNSPNYCVVEFAPQAGHHLMNAGGYEIVDKNAQREIFIDGELAERFRAHVKQLIEDEPSLDEVDEFLGQFDSLMMMPVVLH; this is encoded by the coding sequence ATGCAAATGATCTACAACAGCCCCAACTACTGCGTCGTCGAATTTGCGCCGCAGGCCGGCCATCATCTGATGAATGCCGGCGGATACGAAATCGTCGACAAGAATGCGCAGCGCGAGATCTTCATCGATGGCGAACTTGCCGAACGCTTCCGCGCGCACGTGAAACAACTGATCGAGGATGAACCGTCGCTCGACGAAGTCGACGAATTCCTCGGGCAATTCGACAGCCTGATGATGATGCCGGTCGTGCTGCACTGA